Genomic window (Streptomyces sp. NBC_01431):
ACCTCAAAGGTATCGCCATGCCACTTACCAGATCTAAGAGTGGATGGCGCTGTGGTTCCGGTCTGGAATGGAGCCATGAAGAACGCATCTCCGACCGACACCGTCTTCGTTCTCGTGCACGGCGCCTGGCACAGCTCCGGACAGTGGGCGGCGACGCAGCGCGCGCTGGCCGGACTGGGCGCCGCGAGCCTGGCCGTCGACATGCCGGGGCACGGCTTCGACGCACCCCTGCCCACCGGATACCTGCTGCCCGGCCAGCCGGGCCTGCTGACCGAGAAGTCGCGGCTCGCCCCCCTGACGATGGACGACTGTGCCGAGGCGGTACTGAGCGTCCTGCGCCAGGTACGTCACCATCGCACTGTCGTCCTCGTCGCGCACAGCGCGGGCGGCGGTCCCGCGTCCCTGGCCGCGGAGCGGGCGCCCGAGCTGGTGGACCGGATCGTCTACCTGTCCGCGTTCGTCCCGGGCGGGCGGCCGCGGTTCTTCGACTACCTGGGCTCACCCGAGAACGCCACCGCGCTGGGCCGGAACCTGCACCTCGGCGACCCCGAGGCCCTGGGCGCCGTACGGATCAATCCGCTCTCACCGGATCCCGCCTACCTCGACGAACTGCGGGAAACCCACTACCACGACACCCCGCTGGACCGCTTCGACCGGTGGCGGTCCGCGCTGAGCCCTGATCTGCCCCTGGCGATCCCGACGGCTCCGGTCACCCTGACCGCGGCACGGTGGGGACGAATTCCACGAACTTTCCTGCGCTGCGCCGAG
Coding sequences:
- a CDS encoding alpha/beta hydrolase, which codes for MKNASPTDTVFVLVHGAWHSSGQWAATQRALAGLGAASLAVDMPGHGFDAPLPTGYLLPGQPGLLTEKSRLAPLTMDDCAEAVLSVLRQVRHHRTVVLVAHSAGGGPASLAAERAPELVDRIVYLSAFVPGGRPRFFDYLGSPENATALGRNLHLGDPEALGAVRINPLSPDPAYLDELRETHYHDTPLDRFDRWRSALSPDLPLAIPTAPVTLTAARWGRIPRTFLRCAEDRALAPAAQDLMIAEADRAFPGNPFTVHTLPGSHSPFAARPGELAAVLAS